The Betta splendens chromosome 7, fBetSpl5.4, whole genome shotgun sequence genome includes a window with the following:
- the znf512b gene encoding zinc finger protein 512B isoform X1, translating to MESPSGPRLGKLPSSGLPRSRNPKHGHPQEPVRTTPGPENNSSNNKHSRVCDEPAEGRRKGRPKADVQELRSIPAHMIVQWKEEFKRRSRVKCPCSGCWLEFPSIYGVKYHYQRCQGATIAEKLSHGCPYCEAVFATKVRLQKHKLWNHPDRAGAEPKDEQARLQKTPVKSNPKKRPMENSPPSPVFFKVKKTHDVSAPALNGELTHHKSERKQHGSSQTSQQPHQHQPLQSQHSQSRSTSSDAGGSESEGGSLPPPFPDEDPERTRHKPGRKQKTPKKFTGEQPSISGTFGLKGMTKVEEKLKAGRVKRPEASVHSEEHQRRPNTSHSSKKDPAAAQSGVVPDSQWQRAISERGEVVCPTCSIVTRKTIHGLKKHMEICRKLQDALKCQQCHKQFRSKAGLNYHTMAEHSTKPSGSEGQTGDEHEERERLRRVLKQMGRIKCPSEGCSAHFSSLMGYQYHQKRCGGEFSDDEKPVFLCQHCGKSYRSKAGRDYHVRTEHSPGITSTATATAAANNKDNVPDTNNNTGKDRVVFEESPSGAKREKSHFEKNDWEENALSNQPKDKERETREKQREKQKERDRDKIKTAQIKNPEEDFERTPSGRVRRRSAQVAVFHLQEIAEDELAKDWGTKRRIKDDLVPDSKRLNYTRPGLPNFSPELLEAWKNQVKEKGFICCTNESCEAVYSSVSGLKAHLANCSQGGREMGKYTCLICQKEFSSESGVKYHISKTHSQNWFRAAASQVVCPSKSNVPENNGIKAEVRNGATAGKKRGRKPKERPPAPALLHTHPAALGTCQNSSLSMIPSLGPTQPATLIPDPTDNAKSGQVRQHVPSSARRSKPKRFSLSE from the exons ATGGAGAGCCCGAGCGGCCCCAGGCTCGGAAAGCTGCCTTCCTCGGGTCTGCCAAGGAGCCGTAACCCCAAACACGGACACCCCCAGGAGCCCGTCAGGACCACGCCGGGCCCcgaaaacaacagcagcaacaacaaacaca GCCGCGTGTGTGATGAGCcagcggaggggaggaggaaaggtCGTCCTAAAGCAGACGTGCAGGAGCTGAGAAGCATCCCA GCCCATATGATAGTACAATGGAAGGAAGAGTTTAAGCGCCGCTCCAGGGTTAAGTGTCCGTGTTCAGGGTGCTGGTTAGAGTTTCCCAGCATCTATGGCGTCAAGTACCACTATCAACGCTGCCAGGGG gcCACCATAGCTGAGAAGCTGAGTCATGGCTGTCCCTACTGTGAGGCAGTGTTTGCCACAAAGGTGCGCCTGCAGAAGCACAAGCTGTGGAACCACCCGGACAGAGCGGGTGCGGAGCCCAAGGACGAGCAGGCTCGACTTCAGAAGACTCCCGTCAAGTCCAACCCCAAGAAAAG GCCCATGGAGAACAGTCCCCCGTCTCCGGtgtttttcaaagtgaaaaAGACCCACGACGTGTCCGCGCCCGCTCTGAACGGGGAGCTGACCCACCACAAGAGTGAGCGGAAACAGCACGGCAGCAGCCAGACGTCCCAGCAgccccaccagcaccagccgcTCCAGTCCCAGCACTCCCAGTCCCGCAGCACGTCGTCGGACGCAGGGGGCAGCGAGAGCGAGGGCGGCAGCCTTCCGCCTCCGTTCCCTGACGAGGACCCGGAGCGAACGAGGCACA agCCAGGACGGAAGCAAAAAACTCCTAAGAAGTTCACTGGCGAGCAGCCTTCCATATCCGGAACGTTTGGACTGAAAG GTATGACTaaagtggaggagaagctgaaagcAGGCCGCGTGAAGAGACCGGAGGCGAGCGTACACAGCGAGGAGCACCAGAGGAGGCCCAACACAAGCCACTCCTCCAAGAAGGACCCAGCCGCAGCTCAGTCAG GTGTCGTTCCGGACTCCCAGTGGCAGCGAGCGATCTCGGAGCGTGGTGAAGTGGTGTGTCCCACCTGCTCCATCGTCACCAGGAAAACGATCCACGGCCTCAAGAAACACATGGAGATCTGCCGGAAG ctccaggacgCGCTGAAGTGCCAGCAGTGCCACAAACAGTTCAGGTCTAAGGCCGGCCTCAACTACCACACCATGGCTGAGCACAGCACCAAG CCCTCGGGGAGCGAAGGCCAGACGGGCGATGAGCacgaagagagagaaaggctgCGGCGAGTCCTGAAGCAGATGGGCCGAATCAAGTGTCCTAGCGAG GGCTGCTCAGCCCACTTCTCCAGTCTGATGGGCTACCAGTACCACCAGAAGCGTTGTGGAGGAGAGTTCTCTGACGACGAGAAGCCCGTGTTTCTATGCCAGCATTGTGGGAAAAGCTACCGCTCCAAGGCTGGCAGAGATTACCACGTGCGAACGGAACACTCGCCGGGTATCACCTCCACCGCGACGGCCACGGCAGCCGCCAACAACAAGGACAACGTTCCTGACACTAATAACAACACCGGCAAAGACAGG GTGGTCTTTGAGGAGTCGCCATCAGGAGCCAAGAGGGAAAAAAGCCATTTTGAGAAAAATGACTGGGAGGAGAATGCGTTGTCCAACCAGCCGAAGGATAAGGAAAGGGAAACACgggaaaaacagagagaaaaacaaaaggagaggGATCGGGACAAAATCAAAACAGCCCAGATTAAAAACCCGGAGGAAGATTTCGAAAGGACCCCCAGTGGCAGAGTGAGGCGCCGGTCGGCTCAGGTGGCCGTGTTCCACCTGCAGGAAATAGCAGAGGACGAACTGGCTAAAGACTGGGGCACCAAGCGCCGCATCAAGGACGACCTGGTGCCCGACAGCAAGAGG TTAAATTATACCCGTCCGGGCCTCCCCAACTTCAGCCCGGAGCTTCTGGAGGCTTGGAAGAACCAGGTGAAGGAGAAGGGCTTCATCTGCTGCACCAATGAA agCTGTGAAGCCGTCTACTCCAGTGTATCAGGACTAAAGGCCCATCTCGCCAACTGCAGCCAG GGTGGTAGAGAAATGGGGAAGTACACCTGTCTGATCTGTCAGAAAGAGTTCAGCTCTGAGAGCGGGGTGAAGTACCACATCAGCAAGACACACTCACAG AACTGGTTCCGGGCGGCGGCCAGTCAAGTGGTCTGTCCGAGCAAGAGTAACGTACCGGAGAACAACGGGATCAAAGCCGAGGTGAGAAACGGTGCCACGGCCGGTAAGAAGAGGGGCCGCAAGCCCAAAGAGCGCCCGCCAGCGCCCGCCCTCCTTCACACGCACCCTGCAGCACTTGGCACTTGTCAAAACTCAAGCCTTTCCATGATTCCTTCCTTGGGCCCAACACAGCCCGCCACCCTGATCCCTGACCCAACAGACAACGCCAAGTCAGGCCAAGTCAGACAGCACGTCCCCTCCTCTGCCAGACGAAGCAAACCCAAGAGGTTTTCATTGTCAGAGTAG
- the znf512b gene encoding zinc finger protein 512B isoform X2 has protein sequence MESPSGPRLGKLPSSGLPRSRNPKHGHPQEPVRTTPGPENNSSNNKHSRVCDEPAEGRRKGRPKADVQELRSIPAHMIVQWKEEFKRRSRVKCPCSGCWLEFPSIYGVKYHYQRCQGATIAEKLSHGCPYCEAVFATKVRLQKHKLWNHPDRAGAEPKDEQARLQKTPVKSNPKKRPMENSPPSPVFFKVKKTHDVSAPALNGELTHHKSERKQHGSSQTSQQPHQHQPLQSQHSQSRSTSSDAGGSESEGGSLPPPFPDEDPERTRHRRKQKTPKKFTGEQPSISGTFGLKGMTKVEEKLKAGRVKRPEASVHSEEHQRRPNTSHSSKKDPAAAQSGVVPDSQWQRAISERGEVVCPTCSIVTRKTIHGLKKHMEICRKLQDALKCQQCHKQFRSKAGLNYHTMAEHSTKPSGSEGQTGDEHEERERLRRVLKQMGRIKCPSEGCSAHFSSLMGYQYHQKRCGGEFSDDEKPVFLCQHCGKSYRSKAGRDYHVRTEHSPGITSTATATAAANNKDNVPDTNNNTGKDRVVFEESPSGAKREKSHFEKNDWEENALSNQPKDKERETREKQREKQKERDRDKIKTAQIKNPEEDFERTPSGRVRRRSAQVAVFHLQEIAEDELAKDWGTKRRIKDDLVPDSKRLNYTRPGLPNFSPELLEAWKNQVKEKGFICCTNESCEAVYSSVSGLKAHLANCSQGGREMGKYTCLICQKEFSSESGVKYHISKTHSQNWFRAAASQVVCPSKSNVPENNGIKAEVRNGATAGKKRGRKPKERPPAPALLHTHPAALGTCQNSSLSMIPSLGPTQPATLIPDPTDNAKSGQVRQHVPSSARRSKPKRFSLSE, from the exons ATGGAGAGCCCGAGCGGCCCCAGGCTCGGAAAGCTGCCTTCCTCGGGTCTGCCAAGGAGCCGTAACCCCAAACACGGACACCCCCAGGAGCCCGTCAGGACCACGCCGGGCCCcgaaaacaacagcagcaacaacaaacaca GCCGCGTGTGTGATGAGCcagcggaggggaggaggaaaggtCGTCCTAAAGCAGACGTGCAGGAGCTGAGAAGCATCCCA GCCCATATGATAGTACAATGGAAGGAAGAGTTTAAGCGCCGCTCCAGGGTTAAGTGTCCGTGTTCAGGGTGCTGGTTAGAGTTTCCCAGCATCTATGGCGTCAAGTACCACTATCAACGCTGCCAGGGG gcCACCATAGCTGAGAAGCTGAGTCATGGCTGTCCCTACTGTGAGGCAGTGTTTGCCACAAAGGTGCGCCTGCAGAAGCACAAGCTGTGGAACCACCCGGACAGAGCGGGTGCGGAGCCCAAGGACGAGCAGGCTCGACTTCAGAAGACTCCCGTCAAGTCCAACCCCAAGAAAAG GCCCATGGAGAACAGTCCCCCGTCTCCGGtgtttttcaaagtgaaaaAGACCCACGACGTGTCCGCGCCCGCTCTGAACGGGGAGCTGACCCACCACAAGAGTGAGCGGAAACAGCACGGCAGCAGCCAGACGTCCCAGCAgccccaccagcaccagccgcTCCAGTCCCAGCACTCCCAGTCCCGCAGCACGTCGTCGGACGCAGGGGGCAGCGAGAGCGAGGGCGGCAGCCTTCCGCCTCCGTTCCCTGACGAGGACCCGGAGCGAACGAGGCACA GACGGAAGCAAAAAACTCCTAAGAAGTTCACTGGCGAGCAGCCTTCCATATCCGGAACGTTTGGACTGAAAG GTATGACTaaagtggaggagaagctgaaagcAGGCCGCGTGAAGAGACCGGAGGCGAGCGTACACAGCGAGGAGCACCAGAGGAGGCCCAACACAAGCCACTCCTCCAAGAAGGACCCAGCCGCAGCTCAGTCAG GTGTCGTTCCGGACTCCCAGTGGCAGCGAGCGATCTCGGAGCGTGGTGAAGTGGTGTGTCCCACCTGCTCCATCGTCACCAGGAAAACGATCCACGGCCTCAAGAAACACATGGAGATCTGCCGGAAG ctccaggacgCGCTGAAGTGCCAGCAGTGCCACAAACAGTTCAGGTCTAAGGCCGGCCTCAACTACCACACCATGGCTGAGCACAGCACCAAG CCCTCGGGGAGCGAAGGCCAGACGGGCGATGAGCacgaagagagagaaaggctgCGGCGAGTCCTGAAGCAGATGGGCCGAATCAAGTGTCCTAGCGAG GGCTGCTCAGCCCACTTCTCCAGTCTGATGGGCTACCAGTACCACCAGAAGCGTTGTGGAGGAGAGTTCTCTGACGACGAGAAGCCCGTGTTTCTATGCCAGCATTGTGGGAAAAGCTACCGCTCCAAGGCTGGCAGAGATTACCACGTGCGAACGGAACACTCGCCGGGTATCACCTCCACCGCGACGGCCACGGCAGCCGCCAACAACAAGGACAACGTTCCTGACACTAATAACAACACCGGCAAAGACAGG GTGGTCTTTGAGGAGTCGCCATCAGGAGCCAAGAGGGAAAAAAGCCATTTTGAGAAAAATGACTGGGAGGAGAATGCGTTGTCCAACCAGCCGAAGGATAAGGAAAGGGAAACACgggaaaaacagagagaaaaacaaaaggagaggGATCGGGACAAAATCAAAACAGCCCAGATTAAAAACCCGGAGGAAGATTTCGAAAGGACCCCCAGTGGCAGAGTGAGGCGCCGGTCGGCTCAGGTGGCCGTGTTCCACCTGCAGGAAATAGCAGAGGACGAACTGGCTAAAGACTGGGGCACCAAGCGCCGCATCAAGGACGACCTGGTGCCCGACAGCAAGAGG TTAAATTATACCCGTCCGGGCCTCCCCAACTTCAGCCCGGAGCTTCTGGAGGCTTGGAAGAACCAGGTGAAGGAGAAGGGCTTCATCTGCTGCACCAATGAA agCTGTGAAGCCGTCTACTCCAGTGTATCAGGACTAAAGGCCCATCTCGCCAACTGCAGCCAG GGTGGTAGAGAAATGGGGAAGTACACCTGTCTGATCTGTCAGAAAGAGTTCAGCTCTGAGAGCGGGGTGAAGTACCACATCAGCAAGACACACTCACAG AACTGGTTCCGGGCGGCGGCCAGTCAAGTGGTCTGTCCGAGCAAGAGTAACGTACCGGAGAACAACGGGATCAAAGCCGAGGTGAGAAACGGTGCCACGGCCGGTAAGAAGAGGGGCCGCAAGCCCAAAGAGCGCCCGCCAGCGCCCGCCCTCCTTCACACGCACCCTGCAGCACTTGGCACTTGTCAAAACTCAAGCCTTTCCATGATTCCTTCCTTGGGCCCAACACAGCCCGCCACCCTGATCCCTGACCCAACAGACAACGCCAAGTCAGGCCAAGTCAGACAGCACGTCCCCTCCTCTGCCAGACGAAGCAAACCCAAGAGGTTTTCATTGTCAGAGTAG
- the znf512b gene encoding zinc finger protein 512B isoform X3, with protein MESPSGPRLGKLPSSGLPRSRNPKHGHPQEPVRTTPGPENNSSNNKHSRVCDEPAEGRRKGRPKADVQELRSIPATIAEKLSHGCPYCEAVFATKVRLQKHKLWNHPDRAGAEPKDEQARLQKTPVKSNPKKRPMENSPPSPVFFKVKKTHDVSAPALNGELTHHKSERKQHGSSQTSQQPHQHQPLQSQHSQSRSTSSDAGGSESEGGSLPPPFPDEDPERTRHKPGRKQKTPKKFTGEQPSISGTFGLKGMTKVEEKLKAGRVKRPEASVHSEEHQRRPNTSHSSKKDPAAAQSGVVPDSQWQRAISERGEVVCPTCSIVTRKTIHGLKKHMEICRKLQDALKCQQCHKQFRSKAGLNYHTMAEHSTKPSGSEGQTGDEHEERERLRRVLKQMGRIKCPSEGCSAHFSSLMGYQYHQKRCGGEFSDDEKPVFLCQHCGKSYRSKAGRDYHVRTEHSPGITSTATATAAANNKDNVPDTNNNTGKDRVVFEESPSGAKREKSHFEKNDWEENALSNQPKDKERETREKQREKQKERDRDKIKTAQIKNPEEDFERTPSGRVRRRSAQVAVFHLQEIAEDELAKDWGTKRRIKDDLVPDSKRLNYTRPGLPNFSPELLEAWKNQVKEKGFICCTNESCEAVYSSVSGLKAHLANCSQGGREMGKYTCLICQKEFSSESGVKYHISKTHSQNWFRAAASQVVCPSKSNVPENNGIKAEVRNGATAGKKRGRKPKERPPAPALLHTHPAALGTCQNSSLSMIPSLGPTQPATLIPDPTDNAKSGQVRQHVPSSARRSKPKRFSLSE; from the exons ATGGAGAGCCCGAGCGGCCCCAGGCTCGGAAAGCTGCCTTCCTCGGGTCTGCCAAGGAGCCGTAACCCCAAACACGGACACCCCCAGGAGCCCGTCAGGACCACGCCGGGCCCcgaaaacaacagcagcaacaacaaacaca GCCGCGTGTGTGATGAGCcagcggaggggaggaggaaaggtCGTCCTAAAGCAGACGTGCAGGAGCTGAGAAGCATCCCA gcCACCATAGCTGAGAAGCTGAGTCATGGCTGTCCCTACTGTGAGGCAGTGTTTGCCACAAAGGTGCGCCTGCAGAAGCACAAGCTGTGGAACCACCCGGACAGAGCGGGTGCGGAGCCCAAGGACGAGCAGGCTCGACTTCAGAAGACTCCCGTCAAGTCCAACCCCAAGAAAAG GCCCATGGAGAACAGTCCCCCGTCTCCGGtgtttttcaaagtgaaaaAGACCCACGACGTGTCCGCGCCCGCTCTGAACGGGGAGCTGACCCACCACAAGAGTGAGCGGAAACAGCACGGCAGCAGCCAGACGTCCCAGCAgccccaccagcaccagccgcTCCAGTCCCAGCACTCCCAGTCCCGCAGCACGTCGTCGGACGCAGGGGGCAGCGAGAGCGAGGGCGGCAGCCTTCCGCCTCCGTTCCCTGACGAGGACCCGGAGCGAACGAGGCACA agCCAGGACGGAAGCAAAAAACTCCTAAGAAGTTCACTGGCGAGCAGCCTTCCATATCCGGAACGTTTGGACTGAAAG GTATGACTaaagtggaggagaagctgaaagcAGGCCGCGTGAAGAGACCGGAGGCGAGCGTACACAGCGAGGAGCACCAGAGGAGGCCCAACACAAGCCACTCCTCCAAGAAGGACCCAGCCGCAGCTCAGTCAG GTGTCGTTCCGGACTCCCAGTGGCAGCGAGCGATCTCGGAGCGTGGTGAAGTGGTGTGTCCCACCTGCTCCATCGTCACCAGGAAAACGATCCACGGCCTCAAGAAACACATGGAGATCTGCCGGAAG ctccaggacgCGCTGAAGTGCCAGCAGTGCCACAAACAGTTCAGGTCTAAGGCCGGCCTCAACTACCACACCATGGCTGAGCACAGCACCAAG CCCTCGGGGAGCGAAGGCCAGACGGGCGATGAGCacgaagagagagaaaggctgCGGCGAGTCCTGAAGCAGATGGGCCGAATCAAGTGTCCTAGCGAG GGCTGCTCAGCCCACTTCTCCAGTCTGATGGGCTACCAGTACCACCAGAAGCGTTGTGGAGGAGAGTTCTCTGACGACGAGAAGCCCGTGTTTCTATGCCAGCATTGTGGGAAAAGCTACCGCTCCAAGGCTGGCAGAGATTACCACGTGCGAACGGAACACTCGCCGGGTATCACCTCCACCGCGACGGCCACGGCAGCCGCCAACAACAAGGACAACGTTCCTGACACTAATAACAACACCGGCAAAGACAGG GTGGTCTTTGAGGAGTCGCCATCAGGAGCCAAGAGGGAAAAAAGCCATTTTGAGAAAAATGACTGGGAGGAGAATGCGTTGTCCAACCAGCCGAAGGATAAGGAAAGGGAAACACgggaaaaacagagagaaaaacaaaaggagaggGATCGGGACAAAATCAAAACAGCCCAGATTAAAAACCCGGAGGAAGATTTCGAAAGGACCCCCAGTGGCAGAGTGAGGCGCCGGTCGGCTCAGGTGGCCGTGTTCCACCTGCAGGAAATAGCAGAGGACGAACTGGCTAAAGACTGGGGCACCAAGCGCCGCATCAAGGACGACCTGGTGCCCGACAGCAAGAGG TTAAATTATACCCGTCCGGGCCTCCCCAACTTCAGCCCGGAGCTTCTGGAGGCTTGGAAGAACCAGGTGAAGGAGAAGGGCTTCATCTGCTGCACCAATGAA agCTGTGAAGCCGTCTACTCCAGTGTATCAGGACTAAAGGCCCATCTCGCCAACTGCAGCCAG GGTGGTAGAGAAATGGGGAAGTACACCTGTCTGATCTGTCAGAAAGAGTTCAGCTCTGAGAGCGGGGTGAAGTACCACATCAGCAAGACACACTCACAG AACTGGTTCCGGGCGGCGGCCAGTCAAGTGGTCTGTCCGAGCAAGAGTAACGTACCGGAGAACAACGGGATCAAAGCCGAGGTGAGAAACGGTGCCACGGCCGGTAAGAAGAGGGGCCGCAAGCCCAAAGAGCGCCCGCCAGCGCCCGCCCTCCTTCACACGCACCCTGCAGCACTTGGCACTTGTCAAAACTCAAGCCTTTCCATGATTCCTTCCTTGGGCCCAACACAGCCCGCCACCCTGATCCCTGACCCAACAGACAACGCCAAGTCAGGCCAAGTCAGACAGCACGTCCCCTCCTCTGCCAGACGAAGCAAACCCAAGAGGTTTTCATTGTCAGAGTAG